Genomic window (Tripterygium wilfordii isolate XIE 37 chromosome 11, ASM1340144v1, whole genome shotgun sequence):
TACGTAACCGATCTTGCAAAATCCAGCCATACTGAATGAAACTCACAACAAATGACATCAACCCGATTTAAATCAAATCTTCTTTACATCAAAACACTCGATTCAGCAAAAGAAAACTTACGAGTTCAGAAATTCCGGGTGACAGACAAGCGAATTCCAACCCAAGGAGGAGTAGAGGTCAACGTAATTCCTCAAGTGCCTCTCCTGACTCGACATCCACGCGAAAACCACAACAATTCCCTCCCTGTTCCCTCCACCTTCCTTCCTCCCCCAGTAGTACCTACCCCCAAATCCCCACATTTCCCTCGCCTTTCTCTCCTTCCTCACAAACCCGATCCAGTAAAACGATTCCCAGTCCTCTGCTCACTTCTTCCGAGAGACTTTATCAATGGATTTTGCAAACAATCAACCGAATAGATTGCAGACGAGGTTCATACTTTTGTCGCTACCAAGATTGTCATGGATTGGATTAAGTAATAAGACGCTAAGCTCGAGACACCGGATCCGCTGCGGTCAATCACTCTACTTTCTCTGCCACAGACAAAACAAAAGCCTGCCACGTCTTGCCTTTACCAAATAAGGAACCAACCAATTCTTAAAAGTCCGAAACTACCCTTGATAATGATCTCGTGTCCTTGTTTGATTCGTCGAGTAATGCTAGAATTCTCTCTTCttttaaaaatgttttgttGACGGGGTTGTAAATTTCTTGCCATGTAGTAATTTGGTTGTCCTTGTCATGCAAAGAGAGGAGTTCCATACATGGATGGGTGACAATGCAGAGAGTGATTGCTTAATAATTTGGCATATCCAGATTGTCTCATACTGATCTCCAATTCCCCGTGTTGTCTTGttcattttctcttctttctagTCCGGGCTTAGTGGCTTACTACTTTCGAATTTGCGTGCCGGAACAACCCACCACCAACGAACGAACGTGTATAATGCTAACTAAACAACTACCAGCCGCCTTCCACTATTTCACGTGATTAATAAActttttaaaaaggaaaataataatataaaacgAAAATGTTAAGAATCCCGATATTTTACTGTAGACGTATATCAATCATGTGAAATTGTGTGCGTAAATTTCAGCATTTCAAATAGTTGATAAAAAAACTATTGAGATCTGTAAAATTGCTGAATATAAATGTCAAAAACATCGTGCTAGATACCAGAATCAAAGTCCAACTACTGCAGACCTTGATATTCGATTATAAAGGTCAAAAACATCGTGTTAGATATCAGAAATGCTAAAGCATATAAGGTAAGAAGAGCATATCATCAGAACTGTTGTTAATTGAAGAACTCTTGGAGAAGCCAGCTTTGACTCATTCGAGGTTGTTGTTATTCCATGTCTTCTTTTGTCATGAAAATGCAATCTTGATGGCTTACCACTTCCGAATTTGCGTACCATAACAACCCACCACCAACGAACGTCTACAATGCTAACTAACAACTATCAGCACGCCTTCCACTACTTCACGTGATCAATAAACTCTTAAAAAGGGGGGAAAATactattaaaaataaatgttaAGAATCTCAGTGTTTTACAGATAGACACGCAAGACTCATGTGAAATTGTGTGCGTTCATATCAACATTTGAAAtagttaataaaaaaaaatattgtgatCTGTAAGATTGCTAAACATGAAGGTCAAAAACATCGTGCTAGATATCAAAAACATCCCATTGCTCCAATCATGACTGTGTCCAACATCTGTTATTCCACATCAGTAAGATGTGTGGAATATCCCTTCTTTATAAGGGCAAGCCCACTTCTTTACAATCAACTACTTTTTTCTCAAGTTTTGATAagttgggcttagcccacttgTTAGGTttgggagaaacaaagtcgtgcggaccCGATATATCCACGGGAATCGGataacccaaaacggacaatacaATTGATTGTATGAGAGTGTAGATTTACAACATCATCTTGGATTCACTCATTTTTCTCCATACACAACGCCAATAGTGAAGCGTTTTACACTTGCAAGGCGGAATAGAAGGCACTTCAAATGACACTGAGGGCTTGCCCGTTGAGGTGTTGGGGAGGGTTGGGTTCATcccgaacacctcccaacccttgACTGTTTGAGGCGTTCGGGACCGTTGATACAAACACttcccaacacctcccaacacccTAAACGGACAAGCCCTGAAAGGATACTCACTCTTATGACTAAACCATCTTGGGATCTCTTCGAACAATTTTTGTAAACTATGGtgtctgagaaaaaaaaaattatgtccaGAAACATGTAAAAATTCTTTAGTGTTTTTAAGACGAAATTTGCGCTCACTATTTTGCTACATGGTCAATGGCAAATCGTTCCCAAAATTAATTCTAAACACCTGGAGATTTATCGAcagcaatttcaaaaaatctctCCTCAATCATTTTTCAGAAGAACCTTATGAGTTTATACACCAAGCACTTCAACGTGTACTCACTTCTTGTGAAGGGTTTTCCACTAAAAGAGAGAGTTGGGTTTCATTCCTAAAAGCCATGTAGTTACCTACACTTGTGGAAAAAGAATCAACACGTACGGGTCCAATGAAAACGTAGTTTTTGTTCTTaatttcatctctctctctctctctctctctctctggcttCTAGTACATCAATTTGATGGGCTAATTCTGAATCAAATAGAGCCATTAACGGAGCAACAAATATTTGGGTATATGTGGATTGCAACAATCAACACATGGAAGCTGAGGAAGCACTCTCACAAGGGCTTGAAGCTCTAAATCATCTTTGGCCTGCACTGAATGAGATTAGGACAGGGTTGTGGTTGACAAGGGCGGAAGTAACTTTGCATATTAGGGGGCGAAACTTTATGTGAGGGTTCGGGTGATATCACTTGTTAACATTCGATTTTACAATCAATGTTTGACAATTTTCATAGTTGAAAATGCTCTCTTTAAATTTGTTGTTGCCATAGACAAATGGTAGTGTTATTAGTTTATATACAAGtggatacaccaagttatacCTTATCAAATGATAAACTCTTTTTGATTAATCTTTTATTGGGTTAAGATGGACGTGTATCATCATCATTGATTGAGTAATTCATCTTTTGGGTCTACTTATTCAGTTGTGCTTGTagtttattaatatattattctaGATTTAAATTATGTGACTAATATTTTCTTGTGTTAAGAGGGCATATATTGAGTAATTTAGataatacaattatatatatataaacataattgattattaaaaaaatttactattaaaatgaaaaatccaaaaatttCCCGTCaccaaaagttgtattaacccAAGTAATACATTACACTCTCTCACTTGTATAAAGGAAAGGGCATAACATGAACAGTAGTGCTAGGTACTCCATGAGAATCCAaatctcttaaatgaaattttaaaacgtttttaagtctcaaaatacatgttagttttttttaaaaaattacatattcagaatcaacacataaaactctttataacaaaatccattgtcgatgagttttatatggtaaatcttaattccattatttttttcaatgaaatttcttaattgcattgttttttcaatgaaatttaaaaaacaaatgaattcagaactaaaacaatgaattatatactgtgttttaaaaaaaatagaatctatattaaaataataaattttggataataaattatgggataaaagagtgaaaataaaattatttaattaattaaatcaatgaaataaatatgTTGGGCTTTCATGGGTTACCAAATTGAtggactacatgtcattttcgtaacAAAAATGCTTCAAGGCTTATTAATTAACTACTAAGTAGTCCATAGTAAGGACTAACTAGCATTACCAATCAAATGATTGCTAATCTCCGCTAGCGTATTTTAACAACAAATTGCGCACGTTAGCACCATCCTTCGAAATTAGCAATGATGGCAATTCATCCGCACACCCAATCATCTCGCTCATCTAAGGAAAGCGCACGTTAGCACGGACCTCGGCCTCTCAATCCCCTTACAATAACTGCATCGCGACGTGATGGTGCTACTGCTACCACGAGCGAGACATCAAGAACAAACAAACAGCAACAAACACACTTCACTGTTGCCTGCCTCGCAAGGCTCCTCCTCCGCATCTTCCACACAATCCAAATTCCACAAACTCGAATCGGGGAGCGAGCTCAGGGGTCGCCATCAGCGATCTGTTCGATCGATCTAAtcggagagaagaagaagagttttCTGGAGAAGTCGAGTGGATATGGTGTAATGAGGGAAGGGAGCAGGAGATGGCTAGGGGAGAGTGGGGATATCAAGCCAGAGGGAAATTGGGGTGTTCGTGTTCGTACATGAAAATCACTCTCTTTGTTTGCTTCATCAACATTGTTATTGCTCTCTACGTTCTTCGCTCTCTCTACGCCTCCATCTACGTTTACTCCGATAACGATTCCAAAAATGGTGCGGCGCCTAatacttttctaatttttttttatcttcttttattttccatgtTGTTTTGATGCTTAGCTTGTTTGGAGAATTAATCTGATGATTTGAATTCTGTACAGTTGTAAAGTACACCCCAGATCAGATTAGGAAAATGGAAGAGTCAATTCAAATTCGAAGAGTCAAAGAACCGAAGCAGCTTGTTAAACTGGTAAGGCTCATGTGTGATTTTgagtttggtttgttttttattcGACTTTGTCTGGGTAATTGCATAAGTAGttcttgttattgttgttgttgttgtggggAAAAGCTGAAAGGGCTTAAAGAGGAGTTCTCTAGCCAATTACCTGTACCGACATTGTCACAAGCGGTAAAGGAGAGGATAACTGATGAAATTTTGCGGAGGTTAAGAAGCTTGAATGCTAATGCTAGTCTTAGTGATCAGGAAGGTGAGTTCACCATCATTGAATTCCATCTTAGTTCTGCTAATGTTGTTATATTATCTTACTGAATCTATATTGTTGTCCATGATGATCATATAATGACTTTATCATGGTTGCTATTACCTAAAAATGAGAACTTTTTAAATTAAGTTCAGCCACCAGACATCCGTGGAGAATTAAAGTAGCTCATTTGTTGATAATAACTTCGGTGCCAAAAATCTTGTAGTGTCTCTGCCATAGTCTGTTGAGTGTAGTTACTGGGGTAAAGTATGTGGAATGAAATGGCTAGGAATTAGGAACACAGGCGTGATGGAGAGAACAGGGCTCCTAGATTACATTGAGTGGAAAGCATGCCTATTTATATCATGATTAACATTTAACACACCTTTCATTGGCAGTTAAACTCGTACCTACAAATTAATAGATCAAATTTATCAATCTTTGACTTTTCCCTTTCAAATTAGCACAGTTAATATATGTGTCTTCTCCTGAGTCCTGATGGAAAGTGTTTTTTAAGGGAAATATACTCTCCAAGTACTGGGGCATGCCTTATATTTTCCGAGATGTCTAGTGATGTATATACTTTCCTGTAAAGTGATGTCAATTGAGCCATATATTTCTAAGTCTTCATTTATAAGTTTCCATATTTATTTATGGCAATATCTACCATCTCTTCACCTTTAGGTATTTAACAATGTTTCTCCTTCCGGCATCCATTACACTTTATGTCCTTGATTAGAATGGATAGAATTATGAATGAAAATACCAATGAAATATGGAAATGGGAAGTTAAGGCAAATGCCAGATAAAGATTCCTGCTTTTGGTTTTAAGTTTCGTGGAAAaccaaataatatttgagaCAGATTATGACAAGAATCATATACATTTCCACCAACTTATGTAATTCAACGGGAGAGGGAACCGATCACATCTGTTTCATTGTTGACACTCCTTCAATGAATAACAAGTATGATATCTTCTGGGAGGATGCTGGCATTCCAGAAGTTCATTGCAGAGCTGTGCAATAGTCCTCACTCCTCAGACAAGGACAAGAAGATAGAAAAAacatcataaaaaaatatacttcTCTCTttgtaaatgaaaaaaaaaccccttcTATAAGGTTTACATCCACATCATTCTCAACTTTCACAGATTCACTTGTTTTAAGTATTGGAAGTTGGAAATAAAACTGAAAACCTGGTACTGGTGTCATCCTTTGTTATAGAGAATATGCCATTTGCTATGTTTTCtcaaataagtaaaattataaCCTGAAAATTGGGTTGGCCTGGGTTTTTTGGTATGATATTACAAATCTCTTATCTATTAGGGCTTAACttgattcgatggattcttGGTCAGTCCTTATCATTTGTAGTTGATTACTGGGGCAACCATGCATTCATCAGTACATGTCTAGTCGGAATAACTCAATTGTAATAGTTTTTGGCTACTTCttgtttctcttcattttctttcgAACTTTTCCAGTTTGGAGCCAAGGTGAGATTGTGAGGGATTTAGGATGAGAATGAAGTTGGATCTAATTCATCTAAAAAATGAAGTTTCTAAATTTCCAAATTCTTTTGGTATGATGCTGGTGCGAGTACTAAAGTTCTTGTCACTACCATAACTTTTTGCTGCTTAACTGCATAAAGTTTCTGCCTTAAATGTTGCTCACTGAGTATCCCTGCGAATTAGTAAATTAGCTTCATTATCCTAATATTATGTCTCTATCACAAACTTGCACACTTAATGTATTTCTCAGGAGAAATTAGCTGATAATCTTCAACTATTTGACTTTCCAAGTGATTCTGATAAAAAGTAACATCATgatgtgcacaaggctcccacggTGGAGCTAGAGTTTGGGAAGGGAGATACATGCAGTCTTATTCCCCACATCAGGGAGAGGCTGTTTTCGTGGTTTGAACTTGTGATCCCTAGGCGATTCCTAGGTTGTGGCAAAGCAACTTCACTATTAAGCAAGATTGGCCCCTTTTCAACATGTTTCTAATGTGTGAAAAATTTCAAGAGTGGGCTTTGTTTATGAATGAAATGAGTTATAGAAGGTAAATTTATTGTTGATGAAGCAAGGAAACTTGATGATTAAAGTGAAGTGCTTGAAGGGCTTGGCTGAGTATTTTCAAACTAGGATGAGGTCCATTGGGCACTTGATTGTATTAAGGTCAGGTGAAGATTCGCTGGCATTTATGGTCGGATCTTGGGGAAGCTAGGTTGCAGCACCATTTAAAACTTATGGTGCTATAATTTTCTGTAAGAAAAAGCGAAAAAGAGTTGGTTTCTTACAGGAAAGCACATGATTCACAAGTTCACTTGACTGCAATTCTTGGTCAGTTAGACTAACTCTTTATGATATGGTGCTCAGTTATCTCTATTGCGTTATTCGCTGTATGATTGACTTCTAAAATCGTACTTTTGTGTgtgaaattgaaattgatggAAAACAGCCTTTCTATTGTATTGGATTCTGTAGATGCATGGTGACCCAAACCTTTTCGCAAAAGTGCTTTTGAACTTGCTATAGAGAATTTGAAACTAACTTGTAAGGAGTTGACACTTGGCCGGCCCCAAATTGTTTGCGATAAAGGTTTTGATGACGACGATGAATATATTCATCTTCGTTTCAACTGATATTATTTGATTGAAATTGAATGTAAAGCTCAGTTTTATCAATTACTTTATATCATATAAATGCTGAGCAATTCAGCTTAGATGTTTTGCCTAAGATTTGATATTCAGCATAATTACATGCACTTTTCAGCATGAAATTTGTGGACCTCAATGATACTGTCTAGGAAAAACTAAAGGAAATAACACCTGGTGTTTGAGGCCTGCAGGCGTGGTATCAGGGAAGGGCAGATGTACACATCCTTACCTAGCATTGCAAAGATAACGCTCCATAGAGGATGCTGTTTGTAGTCCCATAATTCTCCTTCATAAATTGTCAATTCTGTATGGGCTTGTTTAGATAGCTTAACacataaatgaagaaaaaggaACAATTATTTCTCCTAGATTCACCAGAaatgaatcattttttttttttgtggagtgGCATTCATTGGGTGAGAAAATCATATGAGAGTAAGATAGTGGTTCTCAGCCCAACTTCAACTTGTAATGATTGAAATTCGTGTTCTTCCAGTCCTTTGTGTCTGTCCAATTTAGATTTTGAACTGTATCCTCTAGGCTTCTGCCTCGTGCATCATTGCTCCTGTGACTATATGCAATCTTTACTGCAGGGTGTAACCTTGGTGAGGTTAAAATTACAACATAAACACACACGCCTGGTATTTGCTCACCAAAACTGTTGCGCATGTTGTCTAAAGTGGAAAAGGGCAGGAGAGGGAGTTGCTGGTGTGATGTTTTAAGGAAAGGAGTTTGTCTCAATCATTTGTAAAGGAATTACATTCTTCTTATTTAAGAtcctaatttattataaaaaatatttagaaaGTTAATACATTATTAAATTGAATAGGCAATTCTTGGTATTGCATCTCAAAACCTTCTGTGTTCCGCTGTGTTCAGTAAAAAGAATGCTTACGGCAAGAAGATGCAATCAGCGTTCAATTTATGTGAACCACTAAGTCCTAGCTTTGCTTTTCACTATAAAGCAGAGCATATATGGACTTGTACTCAGGTCCATTTGGTAGTTTGACTACATTTACAGATGACCATTCAATCTTATTCCATCGTTCTTATCGTTTGAAACGTGAGTGCtgttttaatttcttcatttatttgttaCATATCTAATATTTATTCTGTTgagttttaattttgaaatgatGGTATTTGAGAAGTAATTTTCTACATGCCAGTCCAAAGCAATGTAGTCATTGCACGTGAAATAATGGCACATATGCAGAGTGTGGATAGTTGAGTTGACGACATTTTATCAAGAATGTATTTGTGTCCAAATTGTTGTAATGTTGTCTTCTTTATTTGTAGCCTCTGTCTTGCTGGTTAGCCTATGTCTTGCTGGTTATAATGTTAGAATTCCTGTGATATGCAGAAGCAGTTGAAAGCTGGCGCAAAGAAAAACTTCAAGAAGTTAAAAACTTGACCATTGGAAGGGAGGGACTGAATTCAACTATTCTGCAAGAGGAAGCTGGTATAATCTCCTTCATATGTTGTAGTTTTGTGATGTTTGAGCTAATGGTGTGTATGAAATCCTTCGCAAACCGCTGTACTAGATTCTATGGAGGTACTTTAAAAACTTACTACGTAGTGCTCACTGTTTTGAGTGACTAATGTGTAGGGATGCTTGTAAGAGCCTTGGAATCTGACTGGGCTGTTTTGTTAGAGGAAATTGGCCTCTGGATACCTGCTCAAATCATT
Coding sequences:
- the LOC120009005 gene encoding uncharacterized protein LOC120009005, whose amino-acid sequence is MARGEWGYQARGKLGCSCSYMKITLFVCFINIVIALYVLRSLYASIYVYSDNDSKNVVKYTPDQIRKMEESIQIRRVKEPKQLVKLLKGLKEEFSSQLPVPTLSQAVKERITDEILRRLRSLNANASLSDQEEAVESWRKEKLQEVKNLTIGREGLNSTILQEEAGMLVRALESDWAVLLEEIGLWIPAQIIHQEHDDKPEGAEESEEEILPGRPLPPECHPELHTDYDGVAVRWGLTHHKESAADCCQACLDHTKRAKPGDKKCNIWVYCPSETGCHSPDIYEHKNQECWLKYAEKPRLNFKDRYPESYRNAHPNAPTIVPWVSGVTSM